A section of the Spirosoma pollinicola genome encodes:
- a CDS encoding 3-keto-disaccharide hydrolase — protein sequence MFAKLTAFGLLISLAYTSVQAQTPNILSAQEKKDGWKLLFDGRDLKGWHRYNAKDTPASWKVEQGVLHLDVSTTATGPSRDAGDLVTDAIVTGDFEFKAEFKIEKYTNSGFFFFVQEAPEYKKIFDTSIEVQVGDDKLYQKEVPHPHSSGDLFGLADVRLQEPKPLGSWNQLMVSLKKNKLTVILNGYTVQEHDLTSADWKQRMSTSKLKDKPVGKGKFSGRIGLQDWNTSVWFRDIKLRNG from the coding sequence ATGTTCGCTAAATTAACTGCTTTCGGTTTACTCATAAGTCTAGCGTACACGAGTGTACAGGCGCAAACCCCCAATATATTATCGGCTCAGGAAAAAAAAGATGGCTGGAAACTTCTCTTTGATGGCCGGGATCTGAAGGGTTGGCACCGATATAATGCTAAAGACACACCCGCATCCTGGAAAGTCGAACAGGGCGTACTTCACCTGGATGTATCCACTACGGCAACTGGCCCATCGCGCGATGCGGGCGATTTAGTGACCGATGCGATTGTAACGGGTGATTTTGAATTTAAAGCGGAGTTTAAAATCGAAAAGTACACCAATAGCGGTTTCTTTTTCTTTGTGCAGGAAGCCCCTGAGTATAAAAAAATATTCGATACGTCTATTGAGGTTCAGGTGGGTGATGATAAGCTCTATCAAAAAGAGGTGCCTCATCCACACAGTTCAGGTGATCTATTTGGCCTGGCTGATGTACGGCTTCAGGAACCCAAACCACTTGGAAGCTGGAATCAGCTTATGGTCAGTCTGAAAAAAAACAAACTGACGGTTATATTAAATGGCTACACGGTTCAGGAGCACGATCTAACCAGTGCCGATTGGAAACAGCGCATGTCAACAAGTAAGCTTAAAGATAAGCCAGTTGGCAAAGGAAAGTTTAGCGGACGGATTGGTCTACAGGACTGGAATACCAGTGTCTGGTTCCGGGATATTAAACTCAGAAACGGCTAG
- a CDS encoding GDSL-type esterase/lipase family protein, whose translation MRKIKVLAMPGCSLFVLLFLSFRLAVAQSRPRTATESTKIPFDLKNGERVVFLGNSLFENDFQYGYLELALTTRWPDRDVTFRNLGWTGDNVYGVARSTITNPPTGYELLMQHLTKAQPTLVFVAYGGIEAQDGEDGLPAFNEGLSKLLDKIDQLGANAILVSPMPILAADSAQSLQKRNAMLELYASAIAKMASERGKQYIDIYKPIQEISKQMPLTDNGIHLNETGYYQLATILERSLGLGPRTTPVSITTGKNTAEVAGPAKLQGSGSTNENLTFTIDERYLPLPTPTDVKERPGQGQLLKITGLKKGFYRLTVDNEEVLTASAKEWGEGVSIKQGSSFEQVRELRQMILKKNDLFFFQYRPLNTTYILGFRSYEQGRHAKGLEEQSILIKWLEGQIAVNRKPKTSVYQLSLLK comes from the coding sequence ATGAGAAAGATTAAGGTATTGGCCATGCCTGGGTGTAGTTTGTTTGTGCTCCTCTTCCTTTCCTTCAGATTGGCCGTTGCTCAGAGTAGACCCCGGACGGCTACAGAATCTACGAAGATTCCATTTGACCTGAAAAATGGCGAGCGGGTCGTTTTTCTTGGAAATTCGCTTTTCGAAAATGACTTTCAGTACGGGTATCTGGAGTTGGCCCTGACCACTCGCTGGCCAGATCGGGATGTTACCTTTCGGAACCTCGGCTGGACCGGCGACAATGTCTATGGCGTGGCACGAAGCACCATTACCAACCCGCCCACGGGCTATGAGTTGTTGATGCAGCACCTCACCAAAGCACAGCCAACACTGGTTTTTGTTGCCTATGGAGGCATCGAAGCGCAGGATGGGGAGGATGGCCTGCCTGCGTTTAACGAAGGATTGAGCAAACTGCTCGACAAAATTGATCAGTTGGGGGCAAACGCTATTCTGGTATCCCCAATGCCGATTCTGGCCGCCGATTCTGCGCAAAGTTTGCAGAAACGAAACGCTATGCTGGAACTATATGCGTCGGCTATAGCAAAAATGGCCTCGGAGCGCGGCAAACAGTATATCGACATCTACAAACCTATTCAGGAGATCAGCAAACAAATGCCCCTGACAGATAATGGGATTCACCTGAACGAAACGGGATACTATCAGCTGGCCACGATTCTTGAACGAAGCCTGGGACTGGGACCCCGCACAACGCCCGTTTCGATTACTACAGGAAAAAATACGGCAGAGGTCGCGGGGCCAGCTAAGCTACAGGGTTCCGGAAGTACGAACGAAAACCTCACCTTTACCATCGATGAACGGTACCTGCCGCTGCCCACGCCCACAGACGTAAAAGAACGTCCTGGTCAGGGACAATTACTAAAAATAACAGGCTTAAAAAAGGGGTTTTATAGACTCACCGTCGATAACGAAGAGGTATTAACCGCTTCGGCAAAAGAATGGGGAGAAGGGGTCTCGATTAAACAGGGAAGTTCGTTTGAACAGGTTCGTGAACTGCGGCAGATGATCCTGAAAAAGAACGACCTGTTTTTCTTCCAGTATCGCCCGTTGAACACAACCTATATCCTTGGCTTTCGCTCCTATGAGCAGGGGCGTCATGCAAAGGGCCTCGAAGAGCAAAGTATTCTTATTAAGTGGCTGGAAGGGCAGATTGCCGTAAATCGCAAGCCTAAAACCAGCGTGTATCAACTTTCCCTCCTGAAGTAA
- a CDS encoding PVC-type heme-binding CxxCH protein gives MNVKNGTWPLRLLRKISLFSVVLLITSAINQDAQNDIPDPDPTRELASFKVADGFEVTLFAAEPLVAKPIQMNWDADGRLWVVSSTAYPHLKTGETANDKIFVLEDTDGDGKADKSTIFAEGLLTPTGILPGDGGVYVANSTEILHFMDTDGDGKADKKRRILNGFGTADTHHLIHTFRWGPEGLLYFNQSIYIYSHVETPSGIKRLEGGGVWQLNPKHLELDIYAKGLVNPWGLQFDRWGQSFLTDGAGFEGINYAFPGATFLTSPGAARILRGLNPGQPKHSGLDVISGRHLPESWQGSVITNDFRANRINRFKLEEQGSGYASRQVEDLMWTDNVAFRPVDISVGPDGAIYVADWYNPIIQHGEVDFHDPRRDQQHGRIWRIVAKNRPLVKKPALTKASVPELLDALKLPEDWTRSQAKQVLKAHGATEVVPALQKWVQGLDKTNSDYEHNLLEALWVYQTLEVVNEPLLVQLLSAENHKARAAALRALELWYPKLTNVSALLTKAVADKHPQVRMEAVIALRKVKTPEAVRTALSVLDNPMDEFLDYALWQTVREGEPLWANRLKKDPDFLGDARKTVFALKSVSSPEAVTQLRQLYQRGKVPEDYKKDVLGSIAKFGSAADIGGLFEKELQVKGSSAKEVAMVLSTLEEAASRDVKPAGDLDRITDFIDSDDETVSTSAIRLIGLWHVDELTGTLVNLAQKGDKTVQKAALDALTTLNNDKARTSLVTLTTAKNPTDLRLAAASQLVSVNAAEAARISADLLRTLPAQTDVSPLFNAFLASKQGAQALADELNARKIPEKMAIAGRQAMQRNVPYNRRNSDDVKLLAKALEASGGVLPVEKMPQELTAEEISSLAKTVSQTADPIKGEMVFRKSNLTCLTCHAIGGAGGRIGPDLSSLGTSSPVETITRSILYPNLSIKEGYELQRLVKKDGSEQLGYLVSNGTSELVIRDVTGSEISIPKSQVKSIEKVPGSLMPAGLTAGLDKEEFINLLGFLSKMGESGKFRVPTARFVRRWNTVSPTKEFAKKLREEGVGAVVKDNTKLALQPAYSKVSGDLPMEELPVIVANANKTYSVVRFDIEVVSKGNVSLGLNTMAGLTAWVDQKPVKLTNNGLVAELSQGIHTFTLAIDRTLHKDDPLSIQLLDADNSPAQTRLVMGR, from the coding sequence ATGAACGTTAAGAACGGTACATGGCCCCTGAGGCTCCTCCGTAAAATAAGCCTGTTTTCTGTCGTTCTGCTGATTACCTCAGCCATAAATCAGGATGCTCAAAACGACATTCCCGATCCTGACCCAACCCGTGAGCTGGCGTCCTTTAAGGTTGCCGACGGTTTCGAGGTGACGCTATTTGCCGCAGAACCGCTGGTGGCCAAACCCATTCAGATGAACTGGGACGCCGACGGGCGGTTGTGGGTGGTGAGCAGTACGGCTTACCCACACCTGAAAACGGGCGAAACGGCGAACGACAAAATCTTTGTGCTCGAAGATACCGATGGCGATGGCAAGGCCGACAAATCGACCATTTTTGCCGAAGGGCTGCTGACACCTACGGGAATCCTTCCCGGCGACGGGGGTGTGTACGTTGCCAATTCAACCGAAATCCTGCATTTTATGGATACGGATGGTGATGGCAAGGCCGACAAAAAACGCCGGATTCTGAACGGATTTGGCACCGCCGATACGCACCACCTCATTCATACCTTCCGTTGGGGACCTGAAGGACTGCTGTATTTCAACCAGTCTATTTACATCTATAGCCATGTCGAAACGCCCTCCGGTATCAAGCGGCTGGAAGGCGGTGGCGTGTGGCAGTTAAATCCAAAACACCTCGAACTGGACATCTACGCCAAAGGGCTGGTCAATCCGTGGGGGTTGCAGTTTGACCGTTGGGGCCAGTCTTTCCTGACCGATGGGGCCGGTTTTGAAGGCATCAATTATGCGTTTCCGGGGGCTACGTTCCTTACCTCGCCGGGGGCCGCCCGCATTCTTCGGGGCTTAAATCCGGGGCAACCCAAACACAGCGGACTGGACGTGATTTCGGGTCGGCATCTGCCCGAATCCTGGCAGGGGAGTGTGATTACCAACGACTTCCGGGCCAACCGAATCAACCGATTTAAGCTGGAAGAGCAGGGAAGCGGCTATGCATCCCGGCAGGTCGAGGATTTGATGTGGACAGACAATGTCGCGTTTCGCCCGGTCGATATCTCCGTTGGGCCGGATGGCGCTATTTACGTGGCCGACTGGTACAACCCGATTATTCAGCATGGCGAGGTTGATTTTCATGATCCGCGTCGCGATCAGCAGCACGGGCGCATCTGGCGGATCGTTGCCAAAAATCGTCCGTTGGTGAAAAAACCAGCCTTGACGAAAGCCAGCGTCCCCGAGCTGTTAGACGCCTTGAAACTGCCCGAAGACTGGACCCGCTCGCAGGCGAAGCAGGTTTTGAAAGCGCACGGTGCTACAGAAGTGGTTCCGGCGCTACAGAAATGGGTTCAGGGACTGGACAAAACCAATTCCGATTACGAACACAACCTGCTGGAAGCCCTTTGGGTCTATCAAACCCTCGAAGTCGTGAACGAGCCGCTTCTGGTGCAACTGTTGTCTGCCGAAAATCACAAGGCTCGGGCTGCGGCCCTGCGTGCACTGGAGTTGTGGTATCCTAAACTCACCAACGTGTCGGCTCTGCTGACCAAAGCCGTAGCCGATAAACACCCGCAGGTACGGATGGAGGCCGTTATTGCGCTGCGGAAAGTGAAAACGCCAGAAGCGGTCCGCACCGCCTTATCGGTATTGGATAATCCGATGGATGAGTTTCTGGATTACGCGCTCTGGCAAACCGTTCGCGAGGGGGAACCGCTATGGGCAAACCGGCTGAAAAAAGACCCCGACTTTCTGGGCGATGCCCGGAAGACCGTCTTCGCGCTGAAATCGGTGAGTAGTCCGGAAGCCGTTACGCAGTTGAGACAATTGTATCAGCGGGGTAAAGTACCGGAAGACTATAAGAAGGACGTGCTCGGGTCGATTGCGAAGTTCGGCAGTGCGGCTGACATTGGCGGTCTGTTCGAAAAAGAATTACAGGTTAAAGGCAGTTCGGCTAAGGAGGTTGCCATGGTACTCAGTACGCTGGAAGAAGCCGCCAGTCGGGATGTCAAACCAGCCGGAGATCTGGACCGGATTACGGACTTTATCGACAGCGACGACGAAACTGTGTCGACAAGCGCCATTCGACTAATTGGGCTGTGGCATGTTGACGAGCTAACCGGCACGCTGGTGAATCTGGCCCAAAAGGGCGATAAGACGGTACAGAAAGCCGCGTTGGATGCGCTGACAACGCTGAACAACGACAAAGCCCGGACGTCGCTCGTAACGCTGACAACAGCCAAAAATCCGACCGATCTTCGGCTGGCAGCAGCTTCGCAGCTTGTGTCGGTAAATGCCGCAGAAGCCGCCCGGATCAGTGCCGATCTGTTGCGGACGTTACCCGCACAAACCGATGTTTCTCCGTTGTTTAACGCATTTTTAGCCAGTAAGCAGGGTGCACAGGCACTCGCCGACGAATTGAATGCCCGCAAAATACCCGAGAAAATGGCTATTGCCGGTCGGCAGGCGATGCAACGAAACGTGCCGTACAATCGGCGTAACAGCGACGATGTAAAATTACTGGCGAAGGCACTGGAGGCATCCGGTGGTGTGTTGCCTGTCGAGAAGATGCCGCAGGAGCTTACAGCGGAAGAAATTAGTAGTCTGGCTAAAACAGTAAGCCAAACCGCTGACCCGATCAAGGGTGAGATGGTCTTCCGGAAAAGCAACCTTACCTGTCTTACCTGCCACGCTATTGGCGGAGCCGGCGGACGAATCGGGCCTGATTTAAGCAGTCTCGGCACAAGTTCACCCGTCGAAACCATTACCCGGTCCATTCTCTACCCGAACCTGTCCATCAAGGAAGGGTATGAGCTACAACGTCTGGTGAAAAAAGATGGCAGCGAACAACTGGGCTATCTGGTAAGCAACGGCACCTCCGAACTGGTGATACGCGATGTGACAGGTTCAGAGATTTCTATTCCCAAAAGCCAGGTGAAGAGTATCGAGAAAGTGCCGGGTTCGCTGATGCCAGCGGGATTAACGGCTGGTCTGGACAAAGAGGAGTTTATTAACCTGCTGGGATTCCTGTCTAAAATGGGCGAATCGGGTAAGTTTCGTGTACCCACGGCCCGATTTGTTCGTCGCTGGAACACCGTTTCGCCTACGAAAGAGTTTGCAAAAAAGCTCCGGGAAGAGGGTGTAGGTGCTGTCGTGAAAGACAATACAAAGTTAGCCCTGCAACCGGCTTACAGTAAAGTTTCCGGCGATCTGCCAATGGAGGAACTACCTGTTATCGTTGCCAACGCCAATAAAACCTACAGCGTTGTCCGGTTTGATATCGAAGTAGTGAGTAAGGGCAATGTGAGTCTGGGCCTGAACACAATGGCTGGGCTAACCGCCTGGGTCGACCAGAAGCCGGTCAAACTGACGAACAATGGCTTAGTGGCCGAGCTGTCGCAGGGTATTCACACGTTCACTCTGGCCATTGACAGAACCCTGCATAAAGACGATCCGCTAAGCATACAGCTTCTGGATGCCGATAACTCTCCGGCGCAAACGCGGCTGGTTATGGGGCGGTAG
- a CDS encoding YceI family protein, whose amino-acid sequence MKKAVLFFSILLSTASAFAQTWSLDKGHSKIAFTVTHHMISEVDGYFRKFDAKMTATKDDFSDAVFEMTAETASINTENERRDNDLKGENFFDAANKPTMSFKSTSFKKVSNGKYKMDGDLTIKGITKPVTLAVTMVGPEPNPNNKKPAVGIKAVGTINRKDFGLGASMPSALVSEEVELKATGELQKN is encoded by the coding sequence ATGAAAAAAGCAGTACTATTCTTCAGTATTTTACTGAGTACAGCCAGTGCGTTTGCGCAAACCTGGTCGCTGGACAAAGGCCACTCCAAAATTGCCTTTACCGTAACACACCATATGATTTCGGAGGTCGATGGGTATTTCCGCAAATTCGATGCGAAGATGACAGCAACAAAAGATGATTTTTCTGACGCCGTATTTGAGATGACCGCCGAAACGGCCAGCATCAATACCGAAAATGAACGGCGGGATAATGACCTCAAAGGCGAAAATTTCTTCGATGCCGCCAACAAGCCCACCATGAGCTTTAAAAGTACCTCATTCAAGAAAGTGAGCAATGGAAAATACAAGATGGACGGTGATCTAACCATCAAAGGCATCACTAAACCCGTTACACTCGCGGTAACGATGGTTGGCCCCGAGCCGAACCCGAATAACAAAAAGCCAGCCGTAGGTATTAAAGCCGTTGGCACGATTAACCGCAAGGATTTTGGTTTGGGAGCATCCATGCCCTCTGCTCTTGTAAGCGAAGAAGTGGAGCTAAAAGCAACGGGCGAGCTTCAGAAGAACTGA
- a CDS encoding glycerophosphodiester phosphodiesterase, producing the protein MKTILTLALLFITHLLMAQPKFNREGHRGTRGLMPENTVAAMKKAMDLGVNTLELDVIISKDKQVVVSHDTYMSADIALKPDGTPVTPEEQKKINLYELPYAEIKKFDVGSKPHPQFAQQQKFKAYKPLLSELIDSVDTYAKAKGLPMPMFNIEIKSAPAGDGVSHPEPAEFVNLVMAVLTKYSLGNRLIIQSFDVRPLQLIHKQQPTISLSYLTANPKTLDENLALLGFKPNTYSPYYKTVTAETVKACHQQGMSIIPWTVNTKEEIASLKQMGVDGIITDYPNLF; encoded by the coding sequence ATGAAAACGATACTAACACTCGCCCTGCTGTTTATCACTCATCTCCTGATGGCACAACCAAAATTTAACCGCGAAGGCCACCGGGGAACCCGGGGACTCATGCCGGAAAATACCGTTGCCGCTATGAAAAAGGCGATGGATCTGGGCGTGAATACGCTGGAACTCGATGTGATCATTTCGAAAGACAAACAGGTAGTCGTTTCGCACGATACCTACATGTCGGCAGATATTGCACTCAAGCCGGATGGTACACCCGTAACGCCGGAGGAGCAGAAGAAGATCAATCTTTATGAGTTGCCCTATGCGGAGATCAAAAAGTTCGACGTGGGCAGTAAGCCGCATCCTCAGTTTGCCCAGCAACAGAAGTTCAAGGCGTATAAGCCGCTTCTATCCGAACTGATCGACTCGGTCGATACCTATGCTAAGGCCAAGGGCTTACCCATGCCCATGTTCAATATTGAGATCAAATCGGCTCCCGCAGGCGACGGCGTTTCTCATCCCGAACCAGCGGAATTTGTCAATCTGGTGATGGCTGTTTTGACCAAGTATTCGCTGGGCAACCGACTCATCATCCAGTCGTTCGACGTTCGGCCGTTGCAGTTGATTCATAAGCAACAGCCAACTATATCCCTCTCCTACCTGACGGCCAACCCAAAAACGCTGGACGAAAATCTGGCCTTGCTGGGCTTCAAACCGAACACCTACAGCCCGTACTATAAAACGGTAACGGCCGAAACAGTAAAAGCCTGCCATCAGCAGGGGATGTCGATCATTCCCTGGACAGTGAATACAAAAGAGGAAATAGCAAGCCTTAAACAGATGGGGGTGGATGGCATTATTACTGACTACCCAAACCTGTTTTAG
- a CDS encoding TonB-dependent receptor, whose product MKKHVLSILLLLLVSCLVIDKAVAQTTQASISGVISDNKKSALPGATVQVRNESTGFTTGTVTNAQGEYLFKELPLGGPYTVRATFVGFGDQSRTGYTLNQGDAIRLNLSMEESGQSLEVVQVVASGLKNKTEYLGAATTISARSIAALPVNGRNFTSLTDLSPLSRGTNLSGQLGSSTNFTIDGTTAKNPTSAGATTSRSGAPYSISIEAVREFKVVTNQYDVIYGRSGGGTISAVTKAGTNKLTGSVFNYTRANWLSSQYDIRGNERKVPFSTNQFGFSLGGPIIKDKLHFFLVWDHQQDSRPLIIADVQTPADESRFLVTRATLDRFVNIARTQYGTANTPQYGTFGKVRGSDAAFARIDWQLNEKNLLTIRNNYTNDRNKLGLADNTAINIFESYGNDFNVDNSLLATLRTSLNPQFTNELKVQHLYTYQKSSPGDQLPEANIPRNIVENVASTIGGVSRATNIQMGGHRFAQEGFTNNVVQLVDNLYYNTNKAQYTFGVDVMYTHAKSLYGSEVNGRFHYTVDGSASALDKFEKLQPYRYFREVPLVADPSVVGNTLNAGLYGQMSTKLAPGLDMTAGLRFDYAVYPKAAFNQVVFDDLKLRTDNQLKAFVAQPRLQLTWDVNEQHKDFVRFGAGVFASDINNYVIINNLTFDGKHYGTVDVRAPNVPTPDFAAYRANYASIPSLAAFQLPTINMTGADARVPVLYKANLSYTHYLTDKLKVSLTGYASLARHNYTYVDRNIVAEPFFRLANEANRGVYVPLASMPANGAGDWQQGRISQRLGRVLELGSQGKVNQFAVVLDGTYQYFRDGEISASFTWNDTKDNTSFNGNVANTATLVQLVKDDPRNLSQMTYSDNQFRNKLVIYGTLPSFYGISVGFRYSGIGGTRYSLLSGANNNGDFVGTNDLAFVFDRNSPETAANIRTGLQTLLDSPTASQSLKNYVNAYSGKIAERNGGINSFYGVFDLRANKRFLLFKKRQYVDVSVDAFNVANLLNRNKGTNLSLGNQTLYALGIPASGGNAAVPAFSQATQQFNYRVNATGVVTPSGDPFQIQIGLRYGF is encoded by the coding sequence ATGAAAAAACATGTACTTTCTATCCTTTTGCTGCTTCTGGTATCTTGTCTGGTGATAGACAAAGCCGTCGCGCAAACCACTCAGGCGTCCATTTCGGGCGTTATTTCCGACAATAAGAAGTCTGCCCTACCCGGTGCTACCGTTCAGGTGCGAAACGAATCGACGGGCTTCACGACCGGCACCGTAACCAATGCCCAGGGCGAATATCTGTTCAAAGAACTGCCCCTGGGCGGTCCCTATACCGTTCGCGCTACCTTCGTTGGTTTCGGCGACCAGTCCCGAACGGGCTACACACTGAATCAGGGCGATGCCATACGCCTGAACCTCAGCATGGAGGAGAGCGGCCAGTCGCTCGAAGTCGTACAGGTAGTAGCGTCGGGTTTGAAAAACAAGACGGAGTACTTGGGAGCGGCTACAACAATATCGGCCCGGTCCATTGCCGCCCTGCCGGTCAATGGCCGGAATTTTACGTCCTTAACCGATCTGTCGCCGTTAAGCCGGGGCACCAATCTATCCGGTCAGCTTGGCTCATCAACGAACTTTACCATCGACGGTACCACGGCCAAGAACCCCACCTCCGCCGGGGCAACGACCAGCCGTAGCGGAGCTCCCTACTCGATTTCTATCGAAGCCGTTCGTGAGTTTAAGGTGGTTACAAACCAGTATGATGTGATTTACGGTCGCAGCGGGGGCGGTACCATCAGCGCCGTGACGAAAGCCGGAACGAACAAGTTAACGGGTAGCGTTTTTAACTACACACGGGCCAACTGGTTATCGAGCCAGTACGACATTCGGGGCAACGAACGCAAGGTTCCATTCTCGACCAACCAGTTCGGTTTTTCGCTGGGCGGGCCGATCATCAAAGACAAGCTGCACTTTTTTCTCGTCTGGGATCACCAGCAGGATTCGCGCCCGTTGATCATTGCCGACGTTCAGACGCCCGCCGATGAAAGCCGGTTTCTGGTTACCCGCGCCACCCTCGACCGCTTTGTGAACATTGCGCGCACCCAGTATGGCACGGCCAACACACCCCAGTACGGCACATTCGGTAAAGTTCGGGGTTCTGATGCCGCCTTTGCTCGCATCGACTGGCAGTTGAACGAAAAGAACCTGCTCACAATTCGTAATAACTACACCAACGACCGCAACAAGCTGGGTCTGGCCGATAACACAGCCATCAACATCTTCGAATCGTATGGGAATGATTTCAACGTGGATAACAGCTTGCTGGCTACGTTGCGCACATCGCTGAACCCGCAGTTCACGAACGAATTGAAAGTTCAGCATTTATATACCTACCAGAAAAGCAGCCCCGGCGATCAGTTACCGGAAGCCAATATTCCCCGCAATATTGTCGAAAACGTAGCCTCAACTATTGGTGGGGTCAGTCGGGCAACGAATATCCAGATGGGGGGCCACCGCTTCGCGCAGGAAGGGTTTACAAACAACGTGGTTCAGTTGGTGGATAATCTATATTACAACACCAACAAAGCGCAGTACACGTTTGGCGTCGATGTGATGTACACGCATGCCAAGTCGCTGTATGGCAGTGAGGTCAACGGCCGGTTTCATTACACGGTAGATGGTTCTGCTTCGGCACTGGATAAGTTTGAGAAACTGCAACCCTACCGGTATTTCCGGGAAGTGCCCTTAGTTGCCGACCCAAGTGTGGTGGGGAATACGCTCAATGCTGGCTTATATGGCCAGATGAGTACCAAGCTGGCTCCGGGTCTGGATATGACCGCCGGGTTGCGGTTCGATTATGCTGTGTATCCAAAGGCGGCCTTTAATCAGGTGGTCTTTGACGACCTGAAATTACGCACCGACAACCAGCTTAAAGCATTTGTAGCACAGCCCCGCTTGCAGTTGACCTGGGATGTGAACGAACAGCACAAAGATTTCGTCCGTTTTGGTGCGGGTGTGTTTGCCTCTGATATCAACAACTACGTCATCATCAATAACCTGACCTTCGACGGTAAACACTATGGCACAGTCGATGTGCGGGCTCCGAACGTACCAACGCCGGATTTTGCTGCTTACCGGGCCAACTACGCCAGTATTCCGTCGCTGGCCGCTTTCCAGTTGCCCACCATTAACATGACCGGTGCCGATGCGCGGGTGCCTGTACTGTACAAAGCAAACCTGTCATATACCCATTACCTGACCGATAAGTTGAAAGTTAGTCTGACGGGCTATGCCTCACTGGCCCGGCATAACTACACGTATGTTGACCGGAACATTGTGGCAGAGCCGTTTTTCCGCTTAGCCAACGAGGCCAATAGAGGTGTTTACGTACCGTTGGCTTCGATGCCTGCCAACGGCGCGGGCGACTGGCAGCAGGGCCGTATCAGCCAGCGGCTGGGCCGTGTACTGGAGCTGGGGAGCCAGGGTAAAGTCAACCAGTTTGCCGTTGTGCTCGATGGAACCTACCAGTATTTTCGTGATGGCGAAATTTCGGCCAGCTTCACCTGGAACGACACCAAAGACAATACGTCCTTCAATGGTAACGTAGCGAATACAGCAACGCTGGTTCAACTGGTGAAAGACGATCCGCGCAACCTGAGCCAGATGACGTATTCTGACAACCAGTTCCGGAACAAACTGGTTATTTACGGTACGCTGCCTTCGTTTTATGGCATCTCGGTAGGTTTCCGGTATTCGGGTATTGGCGGTACGCGCTACTCGCTGCTGTCGGGAGCCAACAACAATGGCGACTTTGTCGGAACAAATGATCTGGCCTTCGTTTTTGACAGAAACAGCCCCGAAACAGCCGCTAACATACGGACCGGTTTGCAGACGCTGCTGGATAGTCCTACCGCCAGCCAGAGCCTCAAAAATTACGTCAATGCCTACTCGGGTAAGATTGCCGAGCGTAACGGGGGAATCAATAGTTTCTACGGCGTTTTCGATCTTCGTGCCAACAAGCGGTTCCTGTTGTTCAAGAAACGGCAATATGTTGACGTATCGGTCGATGCGTTCAACGTGGCCAATCTGCTGAACCGCAACAAGGGAACAAACCTATCGTTGGGAAACCAGACGTTGTATGCGTTGGGTATTCCAGCCTCGGGGGGGAACGCAGCTGTACCTGCGTTTAGTCAGGCAACTCAACAGTTTAACTACCGCGTAAACGCAACGGGTGTCGTTACACCCTCAGGCGATCCGTTCCAAATTCAGATCGGGCTGCGCTACGGATTTTAA